One genomic segment of Magnetococcales bacterium includes these proteins:
- a CDS encoding type II toxin-antitoxin system Phd/YefM family antitoxin, which yields MIREATVMTVCQDLGELLNEVQYRRDTVLITQDGKPVAAMVNIDLFEKICMMHDEFQQMTNELAFACSAQDQVLVETEIAEAVRAARGR from the coding sequence ATGATTCGGGAAGCGACAGTCATGACGGTTTGCCAGGATCTTGGTGAACTGCTCAACGAGGTTCAATATCGGCGCGACACCGTTCTGATTACACAGGATGGGAAACCGGTGGCTGCCATGGTTAACATTGATTTATTTGAAAAAATCTGCATGATGCATGATGAATTTCAACAGATGACGAACGAATTGGCATTTGCCTGTTCTGCCCAGGACCAGGTTTTGGTAGAAACCGAGATTGCGGAAGCTGTGAGAGCGGCCCGAGGCCGTTAA
- a CDS encoding putative toxin-antitoxin system toxin component, PIN family yields MRVVLDTNVLISGLMFPNGIPGKIVAAWQRGDLRMVMNEAMVVEVNKVLAYPKIRHRLQWDDQHIIRFVNVLRNFVEMVAMSSLNIIDLRDSSDAPILAAFFVSGADCLITGDQDLLVLQDQFTILTPVEFWQRHGSGINLHKANRIN; encoded by the coding sequence ATGAGAGTTGTTCTTGACACCAATGTCCTGATCTCTGGCCTCATGTTTCCAAATGGTATTCCCGGAAAAATTGTTGCGGCTTGGCAAAGGGGCGATTTGCGGATGGTCATGAACGAGGCCATGGTTGTTGAAGTGAATAAAGTGTTGGCTTATCCAAAAATTCGCCATCGTTTACAGTGGGATGATCAACATATAATCCGGTTTGTAAACGTATTGCGTAATTTTGTGGAGATGGTGGCCATGTCAAGCTTGAATATTATCGATCTTCGCGATTCCAGTGATGCTCCGATTTTGGCTGCATTTTTTGTGAGTGGAGCGGACTGTTTGATCACTGGGGATCAGGACTTGTTGGTATTGCAAGATCAGTTTACCATCCTGACTCCTGTGGAGTTCTGGCAAAGGCACGGGTCTGGAATAAATTTACACAAAGCCAATAGGATCAATTAA
- a CDS encoding lipopolysaccharide biosynthesis protein yields MPERSLTRTARALLAFSNRVLTHIAASLITLLITPTVLLGLGQEMYGAWQVIREQMNFLSMGQFRPMGVLRLTLARTAATTDDLDKRRQVWAALQVWCMTIPLLTLFSGLLVYYAPRLIPVTEAHVPTVQLGLIIAGVVVVLTPLLNLPGSILQGLNSEYRSMGVQATGIILANLSIYGLVLLGFGLPAVLIGSALQITLVGTANFIIVRRHVPWFGISRPLPGMVRQFFMLNFWNLHAAFCRSIFKSGDLILIGFHFGPKSVTLYTLTRAIMDRIMEPLLQFFDAGLPGVGELLGSGQKERLVRLRGEMVRVLWFGLTLTGCGVILLNGAFLRLWVGEAFFGGQHLTQALVILTMTTAVSNLELMIVDSALRLREKAWALTLGAMVYLGGFFWLKSHLGLVAVALAQSVGTLLLIGLFWVVVAHTLDLTPSGLLRIYVRPVMVSGILLAVTSWLAPFVAKNWLFFLLNGFGVLLVVAPLAWFGILETSDRRRLGERLRSLLPRRKKMDQNV; encoded by the coding sequence ATGCCAGAACGTTCTTTGACCCGCACTGCCAGGGCTTTGCTCGCTTTTTCCAATCGGGTGTTGACCCATATTGCAGCCAGCCTCATCACGCTGTTGATCACGCCGACGGTCCTGCTGGGTTTGGGCCAGGAGATGTATGGTGCCTGGCAGGTGATTCGTGAACAGATGAATTTTTTATCCATGGGACAATTCCGGCCCATGGGTGTCTTGCGTCTGACCCTGGCCCGTACCGCCGCCACGACCGATGATCTCGACAAACGGCGTCAAGTCTGGGCCGCGTTGCAGGTGTGGTGCATGACCATTCCCCTGCTGACCCTGTTTTCCGGGCTGCTGGTCTATTATGCCCCCCGACTCATTCCCGTGACTGAAGCCCATGTGCCGACGGTGCAACTGGGATTGATCATTGCCGGGGTGGTGGTGGTGTTGACGCCACTCTTGAATTTGCCGGGATCGATCTTGCAGGGCCTCAACAGCGAATACCGGTCCATGGGGGTCCAGGCCACCGGAATCATCCTGGCCAATCTGTCCATTTATGGTCTGGTCCTGCTGGGTTTTGGTTTGCCGGCGGTCCTGATTGGCTCGGCCCTGCAAATCACCCTGGTGGGTACGGCCAACTTCATCATTGTGCGGCGTCATGTGCCCTGGTTTGGCATCAGTCGCCCCCTGCCCGGCATGGTGCGGCAGTTTTTCATGCTCAATTTCTGGAACCTGCATGCCGCCTTTTGCCGCAGCATTTTCAAATCCGGGGATTTGATCCTGATCGGCTTTCATTTTGGACCCAAAAGTGTCACGCTCTACACCCTCACCCGGGCCATCATGGACCGGATCATGGAACCCCTGCTGCAATTTTTCGATGCCGGTCTGCCCGGGGTGGGAGAGCTGCTCGGCAGCGGCCAAAAGGAGCGTCTGGTCCGGCTGCGCGGTGAAATGGTGCGCGTCCTGTGGTTTGGCCTGACTTTGACCGGTTGCGGCGTGATCCTGCTGAATGGAGCCTTTTTGCGCCTTTGGGTGGGAGAGGCTTTTTTTGGCGGGCAACACCTGACCCAGGCACTGGTGATCCTGACCATGACCACGGCTGTCAGCAACCTGGAATTGATGATCGTCGATTCCGCCCTGCGCCTGCGGGAAAAGGCCTGGGCGTTGACTCTGGGTGCGATGGTGTACCTTGGCGGCTTTTTCTGGCTCAAGTCACATCTGGGACTGGTGGCGGTTGCTTTGGCCCAGTCCGTGGGCACGTTGTTGCTGATCGGTCTGTTCTGGGTTGTGGTGGCCCATACCCTGGACCTGACTCCGAGCGGGCTGCTGCGGATTTATGTGCGACCGGTCATGGTCTCCGGTATCCTGCTGGCCGTCACGAGTTGGCTTGCCCCTTTTGTGGCCAAAAACTGGCTTTTTTTTCTCTTGAATGGATTCGGTGTTCTGCTGGTGGTCGCGCCTTTGGCCTGGTTTGGTATTCTGGAAACGAGTGATCGTCGCCGACTGGGTGAACGGTTGCGATCCTTGTTGCCACGTCGCAAGAAGATGGACCAAAATGTTTGA